CCAACCGGAAGTACACCTCGCCGCGCACCTCGAGGAGTTCCGGGACCGGACGCACGTCCGACGACAACTGGTGGGGCACTCCGACGATGGTGCGCGCGTTGAGTGTCACGTCCTCGCCCGTGCGGCCGTCGCCGCGCGTGACGCCCCGGACGAGTGTCCCGTTCTCGTAGACCAGAGCGAGCGCGACTCCGTCGATCTTCAGTTCGCACAAGAAATCGATCCCGGCGCCCGCATCCGCCTCCGTCCGCGACACCCAGCCGCGCATCTCGTCGGAATCGAAGACGTTGTCGAGAGACATCATCCGCTCGAGGTGGTCGACGGACGCGAAGTCGGTGGAGAATCCGCCTCCGACGAGCTTTGTCGGCGAGTCGGCGACCGCAAGCTCCGGGTGCTCCTCCTCAAGCGCCGTCAGCCGCTTGAGCAGGGCGTCGAACTCGCCGTCACTGATCGTCGGCGCATCCTGGACGTAGTAGCGGAACTGATGTCCGCGCACCTCGTCGGCGAGCTCGGCCCATTCGCGGGCAGCGGCGTCGGAGGGCGTGGGCGTCTGGGCGTCGGTCACCGGTTCAGATTAACGCAGCCCTCCGACAGGTCCCGGAGGCGATTACGCTGGCCACATGCCGCACCCGATCATGTTCGACGACGCCGACCCGATCCTCGCGCTCCTGCGTGAACGTGCACTCGCCCTACCCGAGGCCACGGAGAAGACTGCACACGGTCGTCCGACATTCCGCTGCGGGAAGATGTTCGCGATGTACGGCGGCTCCCGCAAAGGCGAGACGAAGGTCCCCCACGACAACGCGCTGCTGTTCGTTCCCGATCCGCTGGAACGCGACGCCCTTGAACAGGATGAACGCTTCTTCGTTCCCGCATACGTCGGCGCATTCGGCTGGCTGGCGATCGACCTCGCGCTCGACTGCGACTGGGACGAGGTGTCTGAGCTCCTCGACGCCGCATTCCGACAGATCGCACCCAAACGTGCGATCGCGCTGCTGGACGGATAGTCCGCCGGGGACGACCGGGCGGCGGGCGAACGGCCGGCTCAGAGGGCAGCTGGGTCTGATGCGAGGAGTTCGGCGGTCTGCGAGGCGACGCGCAGGGCGGTCGCGGCCCACGACGGCTCAGCGTCGGCCAGGCCGCTGTGCGGTGTGACGACGACGTTGTCGCGCAGGACGGTGCGATTCATGCCGATCTCGTCCATGAGACGAGCGAGGCCCTGAGCGATCTCGTCGGGCCGCGGCTCTGCCGCCGGACGCGTGGTCGGGACGACGCCCGCGAGCATCACGCCACCCGCATCGAGAAACTCGGCCATCCGGTCCTTGCCGACGTCCGTCGTCGGGGTCGACAGATCCACTGTCACCGCGTACGAGGGCAGCATGCGGACAAGAGCGGACTGCGGAGTGCTCGCGCCGTGCAGGACCATCGGCGTGCCGATCGCCGCGGCCATCTCCTCGAAGCGCTGAACGATCAGCGACATCGGCACCGGCGGGATGGCGTCGAGCCTCGTGAGCGGCTGCACACTGCCGTTCAGCACGGCATCGATCTGCTGTTCGTCGAGTTGCACGACGATCTCCGCGCCAAGCCTGCGCCGCAGCTCCTTCACATGCTCGACGAGACCGTCGGTCATCGACGCGACGACGTCCAGTCGGGCGCCACGGTCGCGAACCACCTTGTGCCCGTTCCGGAGTTCAACCTGCGCCGAATAGGTGAACGGCCCGCAGAGCTGGACTTTCAGAAGCTTCCCGGTGTCGATCAGACCGTTCGAGTCCCAGTGCTCCTCGAGTGCGTCGAGATCCCTCGCCAGCAGATCGCGTGCTCGCCTCGTCACCGACCCGGGACGGGACGTGAGGCGGTAGGTGTCGTGGACCATCTCGAACGGCATGTCGATGAGGACCGCGCCTGCACGCCCGACGGGATCGGCTCCGACACCCCTAGCGGGCAGTTCCGGAACAAAGGCGAAGTCGGTCTCCCCCGATACGACGGCGACCGCTTCCACGGGGTCGACACCCGGCATCGGTCCGAGCCCGGTGCCGAGTCCCGTCGGCACCCGAGATCCGGCGAATGTCACCGAGTGGCCTCGACGGTGTCCGCGATGCGGCTGCATCCGAGGACCAGGTCGCCGTTCGTATCATCTGCGGCGTAGAGCACTGCCGCCTGGCCCCGCGCGACACCGCGCAACGGGGACCGCAGGTCGATGCGAACGCCCGGCTCCCCGTCGATCTGGATCGGGGTGGCGACGGCAGGCGCGAGACCACCGTGTGCGCGCACCTGGACGGTGCATTCGACGGGCCCGTCCGGCGTCACACCCGACGTCCAGACAGCACGGGCCGCGACGATCGACGAGACGTCGAGGTCGGCGGCCGACCCGACGGTGACCGTGCCCGACTCCGGGTCGATGCCGGTCACGTAGCGCGGGGTTCCGTCCGGGCCGGGACCCTCGATGCCCAACCCCTTGCGCTGCCCGATGGTGAATCCGTGAACACCGTCGTGGTCGGCGAGCTTCTCCCCCGTCGACTTCTCGATCACCGCACCGGGGCGGACGCCGATCCGCGCTCCGAGGAACGCACGGGTGTCGCCCGTCGGAATGAAGCAGATGTCGTGAGAGTCGGGCTTGTTCGCCACCGACAGTCCTCGGCGTTCCGCCTCTTCGCGGATCTGCGGCTTCGGGGTGTCGCCGATGGGGAACATCGCCCGCGACAACTGCTCGTGGTCGAGCACGGCGAGCACATACGACTGATCCTTGTCGGCGTCGACGGCCCGTCGCAGCTCCCCGTTCGCCAATCGCGCGTAGTGGCCGGTCGCGAGGGCGTCGAAGCCGAGCGCCTCGGCCCGCTCGGCGAGCGCCGAGAACTTGATCTTCTCGTTGCACGACAGGCACGGGTTGGGCGTCTCACCGGCGGCGTACGACGCGACGAACTCGTCGATCACGTCTTCCTTGAACCGGTCGGCGAAGTCCCACACGTAGAACGGGATGCCGAGCACGTCGGCGGCGCGGCGGGCGTCGTCGGCGTCTTCGCGCGAGCAGCAGCCGCGCGATCCGGTGCGCAGTGCGCCCGGCGCTGTCGACAGTGCGAGGTGGACGCCGACGACGTCGTGTCCGGCTTCGACGGCTCGGGCAGCGGCGACCGCCGAGTCGACTCCACCGCTCATCGCTGCAAGTACACGCATCAGCGTCTCCCTCCTGTTCGAGATCCCGCACTGAGCAGGCCTGCTGCCCGAGCCCGGTCGACCACGTCGCCGATCACGTCGGCGACCGCGGTCACATCGTCGTTGTTGTTGTCGTGGGCCAGCGAGAAGCGCAACGAACCGCGCGCCGTGCCCATGTCCAGCCCCATCGCCAACAGCACATGACTCGCGGCCGCCACTCCCGCGGTGCACGCGGAACCCGTGGAGCACTCGACCCCCTTGGCGTCGAGGAGCATGAGCAGCGAGTCGCCTTCGCAGCCCTCGAATGACACGTGGACGATGCCCGGCAGCGCATCGGCCGCGTCGGGCCGTCCGACCGCGCCGTTCACTCGGACGCCGCCGACCGCGACCAACACGTCTCGCAGGCGATCGCGAAGCGCGACGACGTGAACGTTGTGTTCGTCTCGACGGGTGACGGCCGCGCGCAGCGCCGCCGCCATCCCCGCGGCCGCAGGCACGTCCTGGGTGCCGGACCGAATGTCACGTTCATGGCCTCCGCCGTGGAGCAGCGGGGTGCACGCGACGTCGCGCTGCAACAGCAGTGCGCCCGAGCCCTGTGGCCCGCCGAACTTGTGACCTGCGATGCTCAGCGCGGACAGCCCGCTCTCCGCGAAATCGATGGGCAGGTGCCCCGCCGCGGCGATGGCGTCCGAGTGCACGGGCACGCCGTACTCCGCGCCGAGCCGAGCTACCTCGGCGATCGGCTGGACCGTGCCGACCTCGTTGTTCGCCCACATCACCGAGATGACCGCCACCGACTCGGCGTCGGACGCGAGCAGTTCACGCAACGCGGCGACGCTGACCACCCCGGCCTCGTCGACGGGCAGCACTGCGAGGTCCGCGCCCGCCTCGTCGGCCAGCCACTGGGCCGGATCAAGGATCGCATGATGCTCGACCGCCGATACCACGACGGTGCGACGACGGTCGTCCTCGCGTCGTCGGGCGGCGTAGATGCCTTTGAGGGCGAGGTTGTCCGACTCGGTGCCGCCGCTGGTGAAGATCACTTCGGAGGGCCTGGCCCCCAGATCGCGCGCGATCGACTCGCGCGACTCCTCGAGGATGCGACGTGCGCGTCGTCCCGAGCCGTGCAGAGAGGATGAGTTCCCCGGACGTGCCCAGGCCGACTCCATCGCCGCACGAGCCTCCGCGACGAGGGCGGTGGACGCTGCGTTGTCGAGGTAAGCAGGGTGCTGGGGCGTGGACATGACCCCACCACGATAGCCGCGTCCGGTGAAGGGTAAAAAATCATCGGACCACTTGGCCGACTGCGAGGACGCCCGCCGGGTCGTACTGCCCGGCGAGTGCGATGAGCCACGCACGCGTGTCGTCGTCGTAACAGCGGCCGATCACCGATGGATCGGAGGCCGCCGTGAAGTTCGGCAACCGCGAGCCGTCGCTGAACGACGCCAGCGCCTGCAGCAGAGACCCGACTGCCTCGGGAACGAGATCGGCGATCGGCGGAACGAGTACACCCACGATCTGAAGGTTGGCGGCGGCGGCGCGATGACAGAGTGCGCTGGGGTGTTCGGAGGGGCGGCTCAGCGCGCCGCCGAGGAGTCGCATCTCGACCATGAGCAGCGGGCAGTGCGCTGCGGGGCCGGCCTGTTCGAGCAGCGCTGCGATCGTGTTCGGCGTCACCTCGCCGAGCAGTACCGAATCCTCGAACACGGGCATGGGATCCGCCGGATCGGCGTGGACTGCGCCGATCGCCGCGTACGGCAGCGGAGAGACGGCGTCGAGCAGCGGCACCGCGACGTCACGCATCGGTGCGAGTATCGACGCCGCTGTCGCCGGGTCGGCGAGACTGACGAACCGCACGGCGACCGTGAGTCGTCCGGCAAGCATCGGCGGGACCCCCGGCATATCGGGAAGGCGAAGAAGCGCGACGGACGTGTCCGCGTCGTCTGGCAGCGTGTCGATCCACGCGTTCCAGGCATGCAGTACCGCGTCTGCGTGATCACCGTCGAAGTACAGCGCACCTCCGTAGAACCCGCGTATCGGGAGCAGATCGATCAGCGCGTCCACCACGATTCCGAGCGTTCCTTTGCCGCCCCGGAGACCCCAGTACAGTTCGGCGTTCTCGTCCGGCGCCGCTCGGCGAATGCTCGCATCGCCGGTGACGACGGTGAACTCACGCACGTAGTCGGCGGAACTGCCGAGCGCCCGCACCATCGGGCCGATTCCGGCGCCGGTGAGCAGTCCGACGACGCCGACCGACGGCGCGGAGCCGCACACCGGTGCGAGGCCGAGCGGAGCGGCGGCGTCGATGACGGCCTGCCAACGCAGTCCGGCCCCGACGCGTGCGGTGCGCGCGGACGCGTCGACGTGCAGCCCGGCGAGTCCGCCGGTGCGTACGAGCAGCGTGTCTCCGCCGATCGGAGTGGCGCCGTGACCGGTGGCGTGGACGGCGACAGTCATTCCGTTGTCGGCCGCGAACGCGACGACAGCTGCCACGTCGTCGGCGTCGACGACGTCGATCACCGCCCACGGGTGACGAGACACGGTCGCGTTGAACGAGATCGTCTCGTACGCGGGATCCGCCGGCCGGTGCACGTCGCCGCGGACGGCTGCGCGCAACGAGGCGATGTCGGCACGATCAATGCTGCGGGTCGATTCGGTGGTCACGTCGAACTCCTCATCCTCGGCCACGGCCGAGTGCCGTGGGCGGTGAGGTCAGAGTGGCTCCGACTCGTTGTCGGTCTCTTGGAGCCTGCTTGGACGGTCGGTTCGTCGTGGACCGAGTCACCCGTGCGACGAACCCGAATCCGCGAGGAATGCGAGCGCGCTCGCCTCGACTCGTGGGAGCCCGAGCCGGCGAGCCCGCTCGACGATCGACTCGAGAGCCGCAGTGCGGTCGGGTCCGTGCGGGGCGCGTGAGATCTCGACGAGACGACAGCGGAGCGAGCCCGACGGGCTGTCAGCAGACGTGCAGAGCACTTGCGCCCGTTCCAACGCTGCGTCGCCCTCCGCCTGCTGGTCGAGCAGATAGTGCAGGCGGGCCACGGCGAGGTCAACGGGCCCCACACACCCGACTTGCCCCACCGTCGCGATGCAGCCGCTGAACGGCGTGAGGTAGTTCAGAAACCTCGGCGCGTGGTCGACGAGCTGCAACTCGGCGACGAGGTCGGCCAGGACGGTCGCCTGAGCGAGCGACGTCCAGAACATCGGATGATCGTCTGTGGACCACACATCGACCATGTCGCGCACGGTCGCCACGTCGCCCTGCGTCCACGCGACGGTCGCGACACCGGCGGCCATCAACCGGGACACCTGATTCTCCGGCGCTTCTGCGACCACGGCCGCGGCCCAGTCCATGCGGCCTGCTTCGTCGGTGCCGAGCACTTCGTCGATCAACTCACCGACGCCCTGCTGCCCGGCGAGTGCCATCAGAGCCAGCATTCCCGAGCCTGCAACGTACAGCTCTGTCTGCTGGTGGACGGCCATCGCGACGCGGAAATGATCCCGCGCCAGATCAAAGTCGGCATGCCACACCGCCAATGCCATCTCCATCCAGCGGAGTTGAGCGCGCAGCACAGGCAGGCGCATGCGTTCGCTGCCCGCGATGGCCCGCTCGAGGTGAGCCACCGTGGTCTGCAGGTCTCCGACAGTGAGCGCGGCCATCGTGATGACCGAGTCGGTGATCACCGAGTCGACGTCGGCGTCGGGGTGCGGGTGGGCAGCTATCCGCCGCGCGAGGTCCATCTGCTGGTGAGCGTGGGATGCCACACCGGAGTAGGTGATCAGTCGGGCGAGTGCGGCGTCGGCGGCGGCGGCCGGATCACCGAGCTGAGCGGCCGCGGCGTCTGCACGTTTCAGCAGCCCTGCGACGACCGAGCCGTCGTGGTGATAGCAGTGCCCGATCGCGAGGGCCCCGAGGATTCCGACGAGCGCGTCCGGCCGGTCTGCGAACGTGTCCACGGCGTGCTCGAGCACGGCGTGAAGCGGTCCGGGTTCTTCAGCGGGCGACATCCACGGCCACCCGCCGCCCGCCCTCAACAAAGTCCTCGCCACACGGCCGGCGGTGTCGGCAGCGCCGTCGTTCACGGCGTCCCGGAGACGGTTCTCGACGGTGTCGAGCACCGACTGAACCCGCCCTGCTCTGGCATAGGCGTCGAGCATCGCGACGAGGAGTTCGTCCCGGTGCGCGACGTCGGCCTCGCCCCCCACCAGCGACTCATACGTCGTGAGGGCGCAGCCGTACCAGTACGCGGCGTTCTCGGAGTCCCAGCGGACGGTGGCGTCCTTCGCCGCTTCCCGGCAGGCGGCGACGACAGTGTCGACATCCGCGACCGGAAGCGCGTCGAGGAGGTGCGCCGCCCGTGCTTGGGACGCTCCCGGACCGTTGAAGTCGTCGAGGACGTCGGCGATTCTCATGTGCATGCGACATCGTCGCAGTGGCGCCAACGACGACGACGCCTGTTCACGCAGCAATGCATGCGCGAAGGAAGGCTGACCACCGGACGATCCCCAGACGACGATCCGCTCGTCTGCGGCCTCATCGAGGCAATCGGCGACGTCGGTCGGCGGTCTGTCCATCACACGTGCGAGGAACGGGACGTCTATGTCCTCACCGAGCAACGCGGCGTAGCCGATCACTTCACGCACCGGCGGGTCGAGGGTGTCGAGTCTGCGTCCCAACACCGAGCGCACGGCTTCGGGCATCGTCTCGGCGCGCTGCCCGGCAGACAAGCGCGCGTACTCGGTGACGAACAACGGGTTGCCTCCGGTGCGTTCCGCGATCTCAGCGGCGTCCTCCGACGACACTCCCCCGTCCGTGACGGTTCGCACGAGGGCGACGCCCTCGTCGAGTGTCAGGCGTGGAACCACCACGACGTCGCCGCCCGCCCGTATCAACGCGCTCCGGAGTCGCACGGTGGCCGGTCCCGTCTCCTCCTCGCGAATGGTCATCACCACGGTGAGGTGTGCTCGCGTCGTCACGGACGCCAGGTAGCCGAGGAGGCCCGACGTCATCGGGTCCGCCCAGTGAACGTCATCGACGACAACGGTGACGGGGGTTCCCGCGCTCGCAGTCTCCAGCAACTCCTGGACACGCTCGTACACGGCGAATCGAGCAGTGTCGGCGTCCACTCCTGCGGGGATCGACAATACTTCGTCGGGGTCTGCACCGAGCGCACGGCACAGTTGCCGTAGCGGCCACCACGCCGGAATCCCCTCGGTGTCGGGGCACCTCATCCAGACCGTCCGCTCACCGTTCTCGTCGGCGAGGCGGGACGCCTCCTGAGCGAGCCTCGTCTTGCCGATTCCGGCCGGGCCGACGAGCGCGAACCATCGGGTGCCCGAGCGTGTCGGCGAGTACAACGCGCGGATGCTCTGGACGAGCGCCTCCCGGCCGACGAGTGGAGCCGGGTGGGCACGCGCGGGCCCGTCGACGACCGCGGATTGGCGACCGGCCGCCGGTTCACGCGCAGTCTCGGCACCGGACCAGTGTGGGGGACGCGGCCACGCGGCGATCTCCGGGTCTCGACGCAGAATCGCGGCCTGCAGTTCTGCCAGCTCGACCCCCGGGTCGAGGCCGAGTTCGTCCGCGATCACACGAGCGTGGTCGGTGAACACTGCGAGAGCCTCGCCCGCGCGACCCGCACGGTACAAGGCGATCATGTGCAGCCAGACTCCACGTTCTCGGAGCGAATCAGCGGACCGGAGTGCCGCGATCTCGCCGAGCGCCCCACTGACCTCACCACGCGCGAGCGTCGCGGTCACGTGGATCTCGGCCACGCCGAGCCGAACCTCGTGCAGAGCCGCCGCCGTCACCGACACCCAGTCGCGATCTCCGAACTCGTCGAGCAGGCCGCCGTTCCAGAGGGCGGCGGCTCGAACGGATGTGTCCTCGGCGTCCTCCCAGCGCTGCTCCCGGCGCGCGTCTTGAGCAGAGCGAGCGAACCGTTCGAACTCGGCGAGGTCGAGAGTGTCATCGCCCACCACGAGCCGGTAGCCGGGACTGACCCGCTGAATCGGCGACGCCTCACCGTCGGTGTCGCGCAGGAGTCGTCGCAGGTTGGACACGTACGCCTGCAGGCTCGTGTCCGCCGCGGCGGGCGGGTCATCGCCCCACACCGCGTCGATCAGCCGATCACGTGACACCACTGCGCCCCGATGAAGCAGGAGCACAGCGAGGACAGCACGCTGTTTCGGTGAACCCAGGTCCACTGGGGTGCCGTCTCTCACGACGGCGAGCGGTCCGAGCACCCGATACTCACGCATCGACTCGCCCATTCACCCAGTCATTCTACGGCTCGAAGGTCCGCGACCGTGCCGATGTGCGAGGTTGGTCCGCCGAGGTCGTCCATACGATCCACAGTTTCCGGCTCCGCCTGCTCCGCACGTGCTCCGCCCAGGGTCACGGCGGCGACCACGGCGCCCACGAGTGCGACCGCACAGCTGATCCACAAGGCGCTGACGAGGGCCGCGGTGAACTCGTCAGCGGCGTCAGGCACAAAGGCCGACCGGGACGGGAACACCGCCCCGAGTGCGGCCACACCGAGTGCGATGCCGGATTGGCGGAACACGTCGTTCACCCCGGTGGCCAGACCGACATCGTCCGTACCGCTCTCGGACAGGACGATCGCCGACAGCACGGGGTTGAACACGCCCGCTCCGACGCACGCCAAGAGAAAGCCGGGAACCAGATTCCACCCGTTGCCGTCGACGGTCGCAATGGTCATCCACGCCATCCCTCCCGCGACTCCCGTCAGCGCGAGCGTTATCAGAATCCGCGGAGGGACCACGCCCATCAACTTGTCGGTCGCACCGGCCACCAGCAGCATCACCATGGTGCCCGGAAGGTAGACGAGCCCGGCATGGATCGGCGACATGCCGAGCACTCCCTGCAGGTAGAGGGTCACATAGACGAACACCGCGAACATGGACGCCGAGATCGCGAAAGTCGCGAGTTGAGCTCCGACGAATGCCCTGGTGGCGAACAGCCACAGCGGAAGCATCGGTTCGTCGACGACTGCCTCTATACCGATGAACATCACGAACGCGGAACCCGCGACGCCGAACATGATCATCGTGCGCGATCCCGTCCAGCCGCTCTCCGCGGCTTGGAAGAAGGCGTCGGTGAGGGCTGCGAGCGCAACGATCGCGGTCACCTGTCCGGCCCAGTCGCCGCGCCGTGGCGCAGCGCTCCGCGACTCGTCGATCCAGCGAACTCCGATGAGCATGGCGAACCCGACCGGCACATTGATCAGGAAGATCGCCCGCCAGTCGAGCCATTCGGTCAGCACTCCGCCGAGCAGCGGACCGACCGCGAACGCTGCACCGATCGTCGCCCCGTAGGCGGCGAGTGCCGTCGTCCGCCCTCGGCCCGCGGGAAACGCGTGCGCCAGCAACGCCAGCGACGTAGCGAACAGCAGCGATGCGCCGAGGCCCTGCACCACTCTGGCCACGTTCAGGAACAAGATCCCGTCGGCGACGGCGCACAGCGCGGACGCCACGGTGAACACGACGGCGCCGATCACGAACACTCGGCGTCGTCCCGACCTGTCGGCCCACGCACCGGCGCTCAGCACCGTCGCCGCCAGCGCCAGGGTGTAGCCGTCGATGACCCATTTGAGGGCACCGAGGTCGGCGGCCAAGTCGAGCGACACCGCCCCGAGTGCGGTGTTGACCACCGCGATGTCGAGCATCAGCATCGCGGTGGCGGTGCACACGACCGCGAGTGTGACGCGGCGGCGAATGTCCCATCGGGGATTCGGATCAGTCATGAGAGTCCTCTCGAGTAGTTCGACGAGGACAGCGTGATCGTGGCCGCTTGGAACGGTCTTGCCGTCGACTTGGCGCACGAAGCGCGGCGTGGCGCGTCAGGCCATCGAGGACTCGGCCGGTGCCACTCGTGTGACGTCCACCGTCACCATGCGATCGGCCAGATCGGTGGCCGGGTTGATGAGACCCTGTGCCGCCCGAGCCAGCTCGCGCCGGTCCGGGACGGGAAGTTGCAGGTCGAACACGGTCAGTGTGACGGTGAGGTCGCGTGCCGAGACGATCCGCATGAACGTCGAGCCGATGGTGTCGTCCCCGATGAATCCGGCGAGTGCGGTCGGGCGACCGGCTTCGCTGTACGAGAGACGCATCGGCAGGACCGGGACGCCGGCGTCGACGGCCGCTTGGAAGAACGCGGGGCGGAAGCGTCCCGACGCCGCGCCGCACCATGTGGTGCCTTCCGGGAAGACCGCGACCGCGCGGCCGCGGTCGAGGATTCCAGTGACCTTCTCGACGATCGGAACCAGCAGTCGGAGGTCACCGCGCACGTGTGACAGCACTCCGAACGATCTGGCGATGATACCGAATCCCGCCATCTGGGCCACTTCGCGCTTGGCGACGAACCGCGCAGGCGCCACCGAGGCCATCGCCACGATGTCGAGGAACGAGACGTGGTTGGCGACGATCAGCGCGCCGCGCACCACTCGAGCGTTGTCGGGTCGGTGATCTTCGACGGTCAGGCGGACGCCCATCGACCGGAGGCACAATCGTGCGCTCGATCGCCAGTAGCGGTGACGAGCGCGTCGCGGTACCAGCATCGTCATCGTCCCGACGATCAGGAGCGCGGTCGAGATGACGCAGAACCCGGTCAGTCGTGCCGCGGAACGGGCTCGTGAGGCGCGGTCGACGTCGGGCACGCATGCCGTTCCGCAGGGGCTCAGCGGCACCCACGGGTTGACGGTCGTGTTCGTCATGGTGTCGCTGCCCGGCCCCTACTGGTCCGCGCTCTTCATCCGGGCCATCGCGCCGCGGAGTCGTTCGACGTAGCGTGACTCGCCCTGGTGGCGGTCGAGGACGGTCAGGAAGTCGCCGACGTCGAACACCTCGTCGAATGCAGGTTCGCCGCACACCCTGGCGCCGAGTCTCGTGTAACCCTTCAACAGGGCGGGGAGACGGAGAGTCTCCGGCGGCTCCAACTCGTCGAGTGACTTGCCGTCCACCTCGACCCGGATGTGCGGGAACGCCTGCCATGCACCGCGGTACTTGTCGCGGGAGAGGTCGCGAATGCCGCGGAGCTCACGTCCGCGGCCCAGCGGCGATTCGAGTGGCACGGACACGCAGCCCATCATGTAGCGGTAGGCGCCCTCCTCGAGGTAGCCGAGCAGCGCGGCCCAGAGCATCGCCGTCACCGATCCACTGCGGTGTTCGGGGTCGACCACGGCACGGCCCATCTCAACGGTCTCCCCGCGGATCGGGTCGAGCTCGTCGAGATCGAACTCGCTCGCCGAGTACCAGCCGCCCGCCGCGATGGCGCGCGGCGGCGGGAGGACACGGGCGCAGCCGACGAGTTTGTCGGTCGGGAGGTGACGCACCAGGAGATGCTCGCAGAAGTCGTCGAACCGGTCGGCGTCGCGACCCGATGCGGCGTCGCCGATCGAATCGGAGTATCCGGGTTCGTTGTTGAAGACGTCGAAACGCAGACGCTGTGCCGCGTCGACGTCGGT
This genomic window from Gordonia sp. PDNC005 contains:
- a CDS encoding MFS transporter produces the protein MTDPNPRWDIRRRVTLAVVCTATAMLMLDIAVVNTALGAVSLDLAADLGALKWVIDGYTLALAATVLSAGAWADRSGRRRVFVIGAVVFTVASALCAVADGILFLNVARVVQGLGASLLFATSLALLAHAFPAGRGRTTALAAYGATIGAAFAVGPLLGGVLTEWLDWRAIFLINVPVGFAMLIGVRWIDESRSAAPRRGDWAGQVTAIVALAALTDAFFQAAESGWTGSRTMIMFGVAGSAFVMFIGIEAVVDEPMLPLWLFATRAFVGAQLATFAISASMFAVFVYVTLYLQGVLGMSPIHAGLVYLPGTMVMLLVAGATDKLMGVVPPRILITLALTGVAGGMAWMTIATVDGNGWNLVPGFLLACVGAGVFNPVLSAIVLSESGTDDVGLATGVNDVFRQSGIALGVAALGAVFPSRSAFVPDAADEFTAALVSALWISCAVALVGAVVAAVTLGGARAEQAEPETVDRMDDLGGPTSHIGTVADLRAVE
- a CDS encoding lysophospholipid acyltransferase family protein; this encodes MTNTTVNPWVPLSPCGTACVPDVDRASRARSAARLTGFCVISTALLIVGTMTMLVPRRARHRYWRSSARLCLRSMGVRLTVEDHRPDNARVVRGALIVANHVSFLDIVAMASVAPARFVAKREVAQMAGFGIIARSFGVLSHVRGDLRLLVPIVEKVTGILDRGRAVAVFPEGTTWCGAASGRFRPAFFQAAVDAGVPVLPMRLSYSEAGRPTALAGFIGDDTIGSTFMRIVSARDLTVTLTVFDLQLPVPDRRELARAAQGLINPATDLADRMVTVDVTRVAPAESSMA
- a CDS encoding GNAT family N-acyltransferase encodes the protein MTVIQVAANSARTRRVLLAGGDYEVTITEDATDVDAAQRLRFDVFNNEPGYSDSIGDAASGRDADRFDDFCEHLLVRHLPTDKLVGCARVLPPPRAIAAGGWYSASEFDLDELDPIRGETVEMGRAVVDPEHRSGSVTAMLWAALLGYLEEGAYRYMMGCVSVPLESPLGRGRELRGIRDLSRDKYRGAWQAFPHIRVEVDGKSLDELEPPETLRLPALLKGYTRLGARVCGEPAFDEVFDVGDFLTVLDRHQGESRYVERLRGAMARMKSADQ